A genomic window from Bradyrhizobium lupini includes:
- a CDS encoding PTS sugar transporter subunit IIA — MIGLVLVTHGRLADEFKAALEHVMGPQKQIEAITIGAEDDSDLCRSDIIEAVNRVDSGDGVAILTDMFGGTPSNLAISCMSRPKVEVLAGINLPMLVKLAKVREERPLPDAIAMAQEAGRKYVTIASRVLAGK, encoded by the coding sequence ATGATTGGTCTAGTACTTGTGACCCACGGGCGCCTTGCCGACGAATTCAAGGCAGCGCTTGAACATGTCATGGGCCCACAAAAGCAAATCGAAGCGATCACGATCGGCGCCGAGGATGATTCCGATCTCTGTCGAAGCGACATTATCGAGGCGGTTAACCGCGTCGATTCCGGCGACGGCGTCGCGATCCTCACCGACATGTTCGGCGGCACGCCGTCCAATTTGGCAATATCCTGCATGAGCCGGCCGAAGGTCGAAGTGCTCGCGGGCATCAACCTTCCCATGCTGGTGAAGCTCGCCAAGGTGCGCGAGGAGCGTCCGCTCCCCGACGCGATCGCGATGGCCCAGGAAGCCGGCCGCAAATACGTCACCATCGCCAGCCGCGTCCTCGCCGGCAAATGA
- a CDS encoding HPr family phosphocarrier protein, translated as MSDEAPQAGTGVPAGAISKDLLIINKRGLHARASAKFVQAVERFSAQVWVTRGGETVGGTSIMGLMMLAAGPGTTITVAASGDDAEAALAAITELVESKFNEEGI; from the coding sequence ATGAGCGACGAGGCGCCGCAAGCCGGGACGGGCGTGCCCGCGGGCGCGATCTCCAAGGACCTCCTGATCATCAACAAGCGCGGCCTGCACGCGCGGGCCTCCGCCAAGTTCGTCCAGGCCGTCGAGCGTTTCAGCGCGCAGGTCTGGGTGACGCGCGGCGGCGAAACCGTCGGCGGCACCTCGATCATGGGCCTGATGATGCTCGCCGCCGGTCCCGGCACCACCATCACGGTCGCTGCGTCCGGCGATGATGCCGAAGCCGCGCTCGCGGCGATCACCGAACTCGTTGAAAGCAAATTCAACGAGGAAGGGATTTAG